In Kangiella profundi, one DNA window encodes the following:
- a CDS encoding glycosyltransferase: MIHFLKQQTITIRLILISLYLLSTTVLVMAFVSDGPISETLLGLKSFLFVLVIPLITKLLVQIYAAIRYSFQPVNQGYTTMTPYKVSVLLPAWNEEVGIIKTIESVLNSDYHDFELIVINDGSTDNTDKLVRSFIADYEQEPNQLIPIKYLSLTNGGKARALNKGLEVAEGNIIITIDADCIVDQKAIYKFVQRFDDPSIGAVAGNIIVGNKRKPLEWLQQLEYVCGFFYKRADSYFNAVHIIGGAAAAYRRDVLTNLKGFDEEIITEDIDLSMSILSHGYKTRYAHDAVVYTEGPTDWKGLRKQRLRWKYGRILCYLKHKELFLSHNSQHSRYLSWFILPLAVYAEIMLLNVGLFLSLFYCYVIVSQDFALLASVILVSSILVTMQIKLDSKFSYHKNLIPFIPVAWLLLYVIEFIELVALTMSLQKLYNREAVKWQKWNRIGLQQQAAEQTS; this comes from the coding sequence ATGATTCACTTTTTAAAGCAACAAACCATTACTATAAGGCTGATATTAATCAGCCTTTACCTTCTCTCGACCACTGTTTTGGTGATGGCTTTCGTTTCTGATGGTCCTATTTCTGAAACCTTATTAGGCCTGAAAAGCTTTCTTTTCGTTTTAGTCATACCTCTGATCACTAAATTATTAGTACAGATTTATGCGGCTATTCGATACTCCTTCCAGCCGGTTAACCAGGGCTACACAACAATGACCCCCTATAAGGTCAGTGTTCTATTACCTGCTTGGAACGAAGAAGTTGGTATTATTAAAACCATTGAGTCAGTTCTTAACTCTGATTACCACGACTTTGAACTCATCGTCATCAATGATGGCTCTACCGATAATACCGATAAACTGGTTAGAAGCTTTATTGCCGATTATGAGCAAGAGCCGAACCAGTTAATACCTATTAAGTATTTGTCACTAACCAATGGTGGCAAGGCACGAGCACTTAATAAAGGTCTCGAGGTTGCTGAAGGTAATATCATCATCACTATTGATGCTGACTGTATTGTGGATCAAAAAGCAATCTACAAATTTGTTCAGCGATTTGACGATCCTTCGATTGGCGCTGTTGCCGGTAACATCATTGTTGGTAATAAACGAAAACCGTTGGAGTGGTTACAGCAGCTGGAGTATGTTTGCGGATTCTTCTATAAAAGGGCTGACTCTTACTTCAATGCGGTACATATTATTGGCGGAGCAGCCGCAGCCTATCGCAGGGATGTGTTGACCAACCTCAAAGGATTTGATGAAGAAATTATCACCGAAGATATTGATTTATCCATGAGTATTTTAAGTCATGGATACAAGACCCGGTACGCTCATGATGCGGTAGTTTATACCGAAGGTCCTACTGACTGGAAAGGTCTACGTAAGCAACGTCTTCGCTGGAAATATGGTCGTATTCTTTGCTATTTAAAACACAAAGAGCTGTTTCTAAGTCACAACTCTCAGCATAGTCGCTATCTTTCATGGTTTATCCTTCCGCTGGCAGTTTATGCTGAGATTATGCTACTGAATGTTGGCCTGTTTTTATCTTTGTTCTACTGCTACGTTATTGTCAGTCAGGACTTTGCATTGCTGGCGTCGGTTATTCTAGTTTCTTCCATACTGGTTACTATGCAAATTAAACTGGACTCTAAATTCAGCTACCATAAAAACCTGATTCCTTTTATTCCTGTAGCCTGGTTATTACTTTATGTCATTGAGTTTATTGAGCTGGTTGCATTAACAATGAGCTTGCAGAAACTCTACAACCGGGAAGCTGTTAAGTGGCAGAAATGGAATCGAATTGGTCTGCAGCAACAAGCCGCGGAACAGACCTCCTAG
- the yidC gene encoding membrane protein insertase YidC translates to MESMRGFFILGFAICSFLLYQAWQKDYGPQPEQEINEQFGQSNTVANSKVETDNLIEVVTDVFKIKIDRVGGDVVYAELNDYNKELNNEQEKAVLFDYRDRVYQAKSALLGTGAPDNQLPRATYQTEQSSYSLQDGQDELVVPLTWANDEGVVFTKTFTFNRNDYEIDVQYKVNNQSNNDRTYNFVAELIRDQKPTGLEEKSQFGMSPFLGVAYSPEERKYEKISFEDLAEEPINVTRQGGWIGYLQHYFISAWIPEQQEQIKVTSTVKPNQDTIIRFIQPTVAVPAQGEKAINATLYVGPKILKRLEAAAPGLEKSLDLSWVWWIGLPLYKLMQFFYSFVANWGVAIILVTLVVKALLYPLSAAQYRSMANMRKLAPKMQQLKERYGEDKQRMQQEMMKMYKEEGANPFGGCLPMLLQFPIFIALYYVLFEAVELRHAPFFGWIQDLSVADPYFVLPLLMGGSMWLMQKLQPQSPTMDPMQQKIMSYLPVVFTVFMLFFPAGLVLYWLCNNLISVAQQQYITKKIERQGNAKAK, encoded by the coding sequence ATGGAATCGATGCGCGGATTTTTTATATTAGGTTTTGCTATATGTAGTTTTTTGCTCTATCAGGCCTGGCAAAAAGATTATGGCCCCCAGCCTGAGCAGGAAATAAATGAGCAGTTTGGTCAATCAAATACGGTTGCTAATAGTAAAGTCGAAACAGATAACCTGATTGAAGTGGTCACTGACGTATTCAAGATTAAAATTGATCGCGTGGGTGGTGATGTTGTTTATGCCGAGTTAAATGACTATAACAAAGAGCTGAACAATGAGCAGGAAAAAGCCGTTCTATTCGATTACCGAGATAGAGTCTATCAGGCGAAAAGTGCTTTATTAGGTACTGGCGCACCTGATAATCAACTACCAAGAGCAACTTATCAGACCGAACAAAGTTCTTACTCTCTTCAGGATGGTCAGGATGAGCTGGTTGTTCCATTAACTTGGGCCAATGATGAAGGTGTGGTATTTACCAAAACATTTACCTTCAATCGTAATGATTACGAAATTGATGTTCAGTATAAGGTCAATAACCAGTCAAATAATGACCGGACCTATAACTTCGTTGCCGAGTTAATCCGTGATCAGAAGCCAACAGGTTTGGAGGAGAAGTCTCAATTTGGTATGTCGCCATTTTTAGGCGTGGCCTACTCTCCTGAAGAAAGAAAATACGAAAAGATTTCATTTGAAGATTTGGCGGAAGAGCCTATCAACGTAACCCGTCAGGGTGGTTGGATCGGCTATTTGCAGCATTACTTCATATCAGCCTGGATTCCTGAGCAGCAGGAGCAAATCAAGGTGACCTCAACGGTTAAGCCAAACCAGGACACCATCATTCGTTTTATTCAGCCAACAGTTGCCGTTCCTGCGCAAGGCGAAAAGGCAATTAATGCCACACTTTATGTTGGCCCAAAAATCCTTAAGCGTCTTGAAGCGGCAGCACCAGGTCTTGAGAAATCTCTAGATTTGAGCTGGGTGTGGTGGATCGGTTTACCGCTGTATAAGTTGATGCAGTTCTTCTACTCATTCGTTGCCAACTGGGGCGTGGCCATTATTCTTGTAACATTGGTGGTTAAAGCATTGTTGTATCCATTGTCAGCAGCACAGTACCGCTCAATGGCCAATATGAGAAAACTAGCGCCAAAAATGCAACAGCTAAAAGAGCGATATGGTGAAGACAAGCAACGTATGCAGCAGGAAATGATGAAGATGTATAAAGAAGAAGGTGCCAATCCATTTGGTGGCTGTCTTCCAATGTTGCTTCAGTTCCCAATTTTCATTGCCTTATATTACGTATTATTCGAAGCGGTTGAATTGCGCCACGCACCATTCTTCGGCTGGATTCAGGATTTGTCGGTTGCTGATCCGTATTTTGTACTGCCGCTATTAATGGGGGGCAGCATGTGGTTGATGCAGAAATTACAACCTCAATCACCAACCATGGATCCTATGCAGCAAAAGATCATGAGTTATCTGCCAGTGGTCTTTACCGTCTTTATGCTGTTCTTCCCTGCGGGTCTGGTTCTATACTGGTTATGTAACAACCTGATTTCTGTTGCGCAGCAACAATACATAACCAAAAAGATCGAAAGACAGGGTAATGCAAAAGCAAAATAA
- the yidD gene encoding membrane protein insertion efficiency factor YidD — translation MNRVLIGLVRGYQKVLSPVMGNQCRFYPTCSNYSIEALEQHGSIKGSWLTIKRIARCHPGCEGGHDPVPPVNK, via the coding sequence ATGAATCGAGTCTTGATTGGATTGGTACGTGGATACCAGAAGGTATTGAGCCCGGTCATGGGTAATCAGTGTCGGTTTTATCCAACCTGTTCCAATTATTCGATTGAAGCTTTAGAGCAGCATGGGTCTATAAAAGGTAGTTGGTTAACTATTAAGCGAATTGCTCGTTGTCATCCCGGTTGTGAGGGTGGGCATGACCCAGTCCCTCCAGTAAACAAATAA
- the mnmE gene encoding tRNA uridine-5-carboxymethylaminomethyl(34) synthesis GTPase MnmE yields MSTLDTIAAVATPPGRGGVGIIRVSGKNCQTIAEKILRKPLNIREATYLPFYDLAGNILDQGIAILFKGPNSFTGEDVLELQGHGGPVILDMLLKEVLKAGARIAKPGEFSERAFLNDKLDLAQAEAIADLIESTSEQAVRSAIRSLQGEFSKKVNALVESLIHLRIYVEAAIDFPEEEIDFLSDGKVQSDLYSILDDIKKLRSEAQQGSILREGMTVVIAGKPNAGKSSLLNALAGKESAIVTEIAGTTRDVLREHIHIDGLPIHIIDTAGLRESDDTVEKIGIERAWQEIEKADQIILVADASETRQFIPHEIDPAFTKFEQFKNKLMIVANKVDLTKDMKLAQSSEYKVLPLSAKTGQGIEELKSTLKDIVGFKQTSEGSFIARRRHLDAIERALQYCENGKQQLEVYHAGELLADELRQAQNALSEITGEFTADDLLGRIFSSFCIGK; encoded by the coding sequence ATGAGCACTCTAGATACAATTGCAGCAGTAGCAACGCCACCCGGTCGCGGTGGCGTTGGCATTATTAGAGTATCTGGAAAAAACTGTCAGACAATAGCAGAAAAAATTCTACGTAAACCGCTCAATATTCGTGAAGCAACTTACCTACCCTTTTATGATCTGGCCGGAAATATTCTCGACCAAGGTATAGCGATATTATTCAAAGGCCCAAATTCATTTACTGGTGAAGACGTGCTGGAGTTACAGGGACATGGCGGTCCTGTGATTCTTGATATGCTGCTAAAAGAAGTTTTAAAAGCAGGTGCCAGAATAGCAAAGCCAGGTGAGTTTTCTGAACGAGCTTTTTTAAACGATAAACTGGACTTGGCGCAGGCTGAAGCAATAGCTGATCTGATTGAATCAACGTCAGAACAGGCTGTTCGGTCTGCCATACGTTCGTTGCAGGGTGAGTTTTCAAAGAAAGTAAATGCACTCGTTGAGTCACTGATTCATTTAAGAATTTATGTGGAAGCAGCTATCGATTTTCCAGAAGAAGAAATTGATTTTTTATCTGATGGCAAGGTTCAGTCCGATCTATATTCAATTCTGGATGATATAAAAAAACTGAGAAGTGAAGCGCAGCAAGGGTCAATTCTGCGAGAAGGTATGACAGTGGTTATCGCTGGTAAACCCAATGCAGGTAAATCAAGCCTGCTTAATGCGCTTGCTGGAAAAGAATCAGCGATTGTCACAGAAATTGCCGGCACTACTCGAGATGTGTTGCGTGAGCATATTCATATTGATGGCTTGCCTATTCATATCATTGACACTGCTGGTTTGCGCGAAAGCGATGATACGGTAGAAAAAATTGGCATTGAGCGTGCCTGGCAAGAAATCGAAAAGGCCGATCAGATAATACTGGTTGCTGATGCCAGTGAAACGAGACAGTTTATCCCTCATGAAATCGACCCGGCTTTTACCAAGTTTGAACAGTTTAAAAATAAACTGATGATAGTTGCCAATAAAGTGGATTTAACCAAAGACATGAAGTTGGCACAATCAAGTGAGTATAAAGTCCTACCACTGAGCGCAAAAACGGGTCAAGGTATTGAAGAATTAAAAAGCACCTTGAAGGATATCGTCGGTTTTAAACAGACATCCGAAGGATCTTTTATTGCACGTCGCCGTCATCTGGATGCTATAGAACGTGCATTACAGTATTGCGAAAATGGTAAGCAGCAGCTAGAGGTTTACCATGCGGGTGAGTTGCTAGCAGATGAACTTCGACAGGCGCAAAATGCTCTATCAGAAATCACCGGCGAGTTTACCGCCGATGATTTATTAGGAAGAATTTTTAGTAGTTTCTGTATTGGTAAGTAA